From a region of the Triticum aestivum cultivar Chinese Spring chromosome 7D, IWGSC CS RefSeq v2.1, whole genome shotgun sequence genome:
- the LOC123170206 gene encoding serine/threonine-protein phosphatase PP2A-1 catalytic subunit yields the protein MPSHSDLDRQISQLRDCKFLPDAEVKALCEQAKAILMEEWNVQPVRCPVTVCGDIHGQFYDLIELFRIGGDTPDTNYLFMGDYVDRGYYSVETVSLLVALKVRYRDRITILRGNHESRQITQVYGFYDECLRKYGNANVWKYFTDLFDYLPLTALIENQVFCLHGGLSPSLDTLDNIRSLDRIQEVPHEGPMCDLLWSDPDDRCGWGISPRGAGYTFGQDIAQQFNHTNGLSLISRAHQLVMEGFNWAQEKNVVTVFSAPNYCYRCGNMAAILEIGENMDQNFLQFDPAPRQIEPDTTRKTPDYFL from the exons ATGCCGTCGCACTCGGATCTGGACCGGCAGATCTCGCAGCTGCGGGACTGCAAGTTCCTGCCGGACGCCGAGGTCAAGGCCCTCTGCGAGCAGGCCAAGGCGATCCTCATGGAGGAGTGGAACGTGCAGCCCGTGCGCTGCCCCGTCACCGTCTGCGGCGACATCCACGGCCAGTTCTACGACCTCATCGAGCTCTTCCGCATCGGGGGCGACACCCCCGACACAAACTACCTTTTCATGGGCGACTACGTCG ACCGTGGCTACTATTCAGTGGAGACTGTTTCATTATTAGTGGCTCTCAAAGTTCGTTATAGAGACAGAATCACAATCTTGAGAGGAAATCACGAGAGCCGACAAATCACTCAAGT GTATGGCTTCTATGATGAATGCTTACGGAAGTACGGAAATGCAAATGTCTGGAAGTACTTCACAGATTTGTTTGATTATTTGCCTCTCACAGCTCTTATAGAAAACCAG GTGTTTTGCCTCCATGGTGGTCTCTCTCCATCATTAGATACATTGGACAATATTCGTTCTCTTGATCGCATACAAGAG GTCCCGCATGAAGGACCTATGTGTGATCTTTTGTGGTCTGATCCGGATGACCGATGCGGGTGGGGAATTTCACCAAGAGGAGCAGGCTACACATTTGGACAAGATATAGCACAACAATTTAACCATACAAATGGTCTTAGCCTTATTTCAAGGGCCCATCAACTTGTGATGGAAGGGTTCAATTGGGCACAG GAGAAGAATGTTGTCACAGTTTTCAGTGCGCCAAACTACTGTTACCGGTGTGGTAACATGGCTGCGATTCTCGAAATTGGGGAGAACATGGATCAGAACTTCCTCCAATTCGATCCAGCGCCGCGGCAAATCGAGCCAGACACAACGCGCAAGACCCCCGACTACTTTTTGTAA